From one Acidobacteriota bacterium genomic stretch:
- a CDS encoding thioredoxin domain-containing protein: MQGRKKHTNKLINETSPYLLQHAHNPVDWYPWGEEAFERARNEDKPVLVSIGYSACHWCHVMERESFEDEETAALMNEHFVNIKVDMEERPDVDKIYMSYVQMTTGSGGWPMNVFLSPDKRPFFGGTYFPPENRYNMPSFKRVLASIADVWVTKRDELLFSANEVIGEMRRMSIAEMPGEGLSTAQLENAFQHFVRYFDAKNGGFGGAPKFPPAMSLEFLLRFYKRTGNENALEIVRHTCLKMAHGGIYDQLGGGFHRYAVDSIWLVPHFEKMLYDNAQLALVYLHLFQATKDEFYKRIAVETLDYVTREMNGGGGGFYSTQDADSEGVEGKFFVWTPSEIEAILGKDDARLFCFYYDVSEEGNFEEKNILNVRHTLAETAEALDVSADRLTEALETGREALFREREKRIKPFRDEKIITAWNGLMLSAFAEAAAILGRADYLETARRNADFLMRELVLDGRVLRTWKDSRAKLGAYLEDYANLGCGLLDLFQVCGDMKYFVEARRLADVLITSFWDEADGGFFFTANDHEELIVRTKDYFDNATPAGNSAAADLLLKIAAISGDERYERFAVTVLRLVSSQIKRYPSGFGRAWSALEFHLGQRKEIVLVGESEELRSVVWNEFLPTKVVIPVGGDASSETIPLLDGKSMIDGKPAAYVCVNFACRRPVTNAADLAGELTA; encoded by the coding sequence ATGCAGGGAAGGAAAAAACATACGAACAAGCTGATCAACGAAACATCGCCGTATTTGCTGCAGCATGCGCATAATCCGGTCGATTGGTATCCGTGGGGCGAAGAGGCGTTTGAGAGGGCGCGCAATGAAGACAAGCCGGTGCTCGTGAGCATCGGGTATTCGGCGTGCCATTGGTGCCACGTGATGGAACGCGAGTCGTTCGAGGACGAAGAGACGGCGGCGTTGATGAACGAACATTTCGTGAACATCAAGGTCGATATGGAGGAGCGTCCGGACGTCGACAAGATCTATATGAGTTACGTTCAGATGACGACCGGTTCCGGCGGTTGGCCGATGAACGTTTTTCTGTCACCCGACAAGCGTCCTTTTTTCGGAGGAACGTATTTCCCGCCCGAAAATCGGTACAATATGCCGAGTTTCAAGCGTGTGCTCGCGAGCATCGCGGATGTCTGGGTGACGAAACGCGACGAACTCCTTTTCTCTGCGAACGAAGTGATCGGCGAGATGCGCCGGATGTCGATCGCCGAAATGCCCGGTGAGGGGCTCTCGACGGCACAGCTCGAAAATGCGTTTCAGCATTTTGTGCGGTATTTCGATGCCAAGAACGGCGGATTCGGCGGGGCTCCGAAGTTCCCGCCGGCGATGAGCCTGGAGTTTCTGCTTCGTTTTTACAAACGCACCGGAAATGAGAACGCGCTCGAGATCGTTCGACATACTTGTCTGAAAATGGCTCACGGCGGGATTTACGACCAGCTTGGCGGCGGCTTTCATCGCTACGCGGTCGATTCGATCTGGCTCGTTCCGCATTTTGAGAAAATGCTTTACGACAACGCGCAGCTCGCGCTTGTTTACCTTCATCTTTTTCAGGCGACGAAGGATGAATTCTACAAGCGAATCGCGGTCGAAACGCTCGATTACGTAACGCGCGAGATGAACGGCGGCGGCGGCGGGTTCTATTCGACGCAGGACGCCGACAGCGAAGGCGTCGAAGGGAAGTTCTTTGTCTGGACGCCGAGCGAGATCGAAGCGATTCTCGGCAAGGACGACGCCCGCCTTTTCTGTTTCTATTACGATGTCTCAGAGGAAGGGAACTTTGAAGAGAAGAACATCCTCAACGTCCGACACACGCTCGCGGAAACCGCGGAAGCGCTCGATGTTTCAGCCGACCGCCTGACCGAAGCGCTCGAAACGGGCCGGGAGGCGTTGTTCCGTGAGCGTGAGAAGCGCATCAAACCGTTTCGCGACGAGAAGATCATAACCGCCTGGAACGGTCTGATGCTGTCGGCATTCGCCGAGGCGGCGGCGATTCTGGGACGTGCCGATTATCTGGAGACGGCGCGCCGCAACGCGGATTTCCTGATGCGCGAATTGGTTTTGGATGGACGGGTTTTGCGGACCTGGAAAGACTCGCGTGCGAAACTTGGCGCCTATCTTGAAGACTATGCGAATCTCGGGTGCGGCTTGCTCGACCTGTTTCAGGTTTGCGGCGATATGAAATACTTCGTTGAGGCGAGGCGTCTGGCGGATGTTTTGATAACTTCGTTCTGGGACGAAGCAGATGGCGGGTTCTTTTTCACTGCCAATGATCACGAGGAACTGATCGTGCGGACAAAGGACTATTTCGATAACGCGACTCCGGCAGGAAACTCGGCGGCGGCGGATCTGCTACTCAAAATCGCGGCGATCAGCGGCGACGAACGCTACGAGCGCTTCGCCGTCACCGTGCTTCGATTGGTTTCGTCGCAGATCAAGCGATATCCCTCCGGTTTCGGCCGCGCGTGGTCGGCACTCGAATTTCACCTGGGGCAGAGGAAAGAGATCGTGCTCGTTGGAGAATCGGAGGAATTGCGTTCGGTTGTTTGGAACGAATTTCTGCCGACGAAGGTCGTCATACCAGTTGGCGGCGATGCGAGTTCGGAGACGATTCCCTTGCTCGATGGGAAATCGATGATCGACGGGAAGCCGGCCGCGTATGTCTGCGTCAATTTTGCCTGCCGGCGTCCGGTGACGAATGCGGCGGATCTTGCCGGCGAACTGACTGCATAG
- a CDS encoding acetyl ornithine aminotransferase family protein, whose translation MTPTTELQRPIIKTELPGPKSREIIEADAKYVTPSYPRPDYKLVAERAYGVWIEDPDGNVFLDGNAGVAVCSTGHCHPEIVEAITEQTKRLIHLCGTDYFYRHMPELGKKLDEICPIDGPTKTHFANSGAEAIETALKLAMYHTRRQKFISFFGSFHGRTLGALSLTSSKKAQRLGFMRQALDVVHVPYPNKFRHFADDMPCEEEKITRDVINWIENRLFKTTTPPEEVAGIILEVVQGEGGYVPAPTSFVKEIRRICDENGIMLIVDEVQSGMGRTGKMFALDHHGVKADILCLAKGIASGLPIGACVARADVMDWHKGAHASTFGGNPVCIASALKTIELLEGGLVENTAVVGDHLKAGLNRLKDKFDCIGDVRGMGLMLGVEFVTDRTSLKPDAELRDRIEVACFERGLIILGCGASTIRWSPPLILTKENADVALEIFEAAIVASI comes from the coding sequence ATGACACCGACAACAGAACTGCAGAGACCGATCATCAAGACCGAACTTCCCGGACCGAAATCACGCGAGATCATCGAGGCGGACGCCAAATACGTTACGCCGAGCTATCCGCGCCCCGACTACAAACTCGTCGCCGAAAGGGCTTACGGCGTTTGGATCGAAGATCCGGACGGAAACGTATTCCTTGACGGCAACGCCGGCGTGGCCGTCTGTTCGACGGGCCACTGCCATCCGGAGATCGTCGAGGCGATCACCGAACAGACCAAGCGTCTGATCCATCTTTGCGGAACCGATTATTTTTATCGCCATATGCCGGAACTCGGCAAGAAACTCGACGAGATCTGCCCGATCGACGGGCCGACGAAGACGCACTTCGCGAATTCGGGAGCGGAGGCGATCGAAACCGCGCTCAAGCTCGCGATGTATCACACGCGCCGTCAGAAGTTCATATCGTTCTTCGGGTCGTTCCACGGACGAACGCTCGGTGCGCTCTCGCTGACATCTTCAAAGAAAGCGCAACGGCTCGGATTTATGCGCCAGGCGCTTGACGTCGTCCACGTGCCCTATCCGAACAAATTCAGGCATTTTGCCGACGATATGCCGTGCGAAGAGGAAAAGATCACGCGCGACGTCATCAACTGGATCGAAAACCGTCTGTTCAAGACGACGACGCCTCCGGAAGAAGTCGCCGGGATAATTCTCGAGGTCGTGCAGGGCGAAGGCGGCTACGTTCCGGCGCCGACATCGTTCGTCAAAGAGATCCGCAGGATCTGCGACGAGAACGGGATAATGCTGATCGTGGACGAGGTCCAGTCCGGAATGGGACGGACCGGCAAGATGTTCGCGCTCGATCATCACGGCGTCAAGGCCGATATCCTGTGCCTCGCGAAGGGGATCGCTTCCGGACTCCCGATCGGCGCGTGCGTCGCGCGCGCGGATGTGATGGACTGGCACAAGGGGGCGCACGCCTCGACGTTCGGCGGAAATCCGGTGTGCATCGCCTCGGCGCTCAAAACGATTGAGCTGCTCGAAGGCGGACTGGTTGAGAACACGGCGGTCGTCGGCGATCATCTGAAAGCGGGCCTGAACCGTTTGAAGGACAAGTTCGATTGCATCGGCGACGTCCGCGGTATGGGACTGATGCTCGGTGTCGAGTTCGTCACCGATCGAACGAGTCTCAAACCGGACGCAGAGCTTCGCGACCGAATAGAAGTCGCCTGTTTCGAACGCGGTCTGATCATCCTCGGCTGCGGCGCGAGCACCATCCGCTGGTCGCCGCCGCTGATCCTGACGAAGGAAAACGCGGACGTCGCGCTCGAGATCTTCGAAGCCGCGATCGTCGCTTCGATCTGA
- a CDS encoding superoxide dismutase: MNRRDFLAIGIGTTIVAGFPSIIGKAAGFELASLPYKDDALAPVISANTIGFHFGKHHKGYVDNLNRLAKGTEFESLTLEQVVMQSAKKKNAAIFNNAAQIWNHDFYWRSMRPNGGGKPSGKMLDKINESFGDWDKFRKAFADTTVSQFGTGWGWLVADKKGKLSVIKTGDADVPMTQGLKPLLTIDVWEHAYYLDYQNRRAAYVDAVIDKLLNWEFAAANAETRTK, encoded by the coding sequence ATGAACAGAAGGGATTTTCTAGCAATCGGGATCGGGACGACGATCGTAGCGGGTTTTCCGTCGATCATCGGCAAGGCCGCGGGTTTTGAACTGGCATCGCTTCCGTACAAGGACGATGCGCTGGCGCCGGTCATTTCGGCGAACACGATCGGGTTTCATTTCGGGAAGCATCACAAGGGTTACGTCGATAACCTGAACCGGCTGGCGAAGGGCACCGAGTTCGAATCGCTGACCCTCGAACAGGTCGTGATGCAGTCGGCGAAGAAGAAGAATGCCGCGATATTCAACAACGCGGCGCAGATCTGGAACCACGATTTTTATTGGCGATCGATGCGTCCGAACGGCGGCGGCAAGCCGTCCGGGAAGATGCTCGACAAGATCAACGAATCGTTCGGCGACTGGGACAAGTTTCGCAAGGCATTCGCCGACACGACCGTTTCGCAATTCGGAACCGGCTGGGGATGGCTCGTCGCCGACAAAAAAGGAAAACTGTCGGTGATCAAGACCGGCGACGCCGACGTGCCGATGACGCAGGGACTCAAACCGCTCCTGACGATCGACGTCTGGGAGCACGCCTATTATCTCGACTATCAAAACCGCCGGGCCGCATACGTCGACGCGGTCATCGACAAACTCCTCAACTGGGAATTCGCCGCAGCGAATGCAGAAACGCGCACGAAGTAA